In the genome of Hevea brasiliensis isolate MT/VB/25A 57/8 chromosome 14, ASM3005281v1, whole genome shotgun sequence, the window CCTCCTGTTCTCCAAAGGAAATTAGCATATTTTGAAGCATAATAATGGCTGTTGGGTGCTGCTGCCACTGCTTGCTGGTATACTTCTTCTGCAGTCCACAAATCCTTCCTTACTAGCCACAAGAAATCTGCATATTGACTGAAAGTCTCTGCGTCCGGTGGTCCTGACATTATCGCTTGCTTGAAGCACTCCTCGGCCCTGTAAAGTTCACAAGCATTTAGAAGAAAGAAATATATAATCAGAAACCCATCTGATAAGGAAGATTTGATTACAGAAAGTGAATGAAAGATAATTCACCTGTCATAGTCATGGCGAACGACGTATAGGAACTGAGCATAATTAGAGAGCAGAAGAGGGTTATTAGGATCTTCAGCTACACCCATCTGATAAAGAAGATCTGTTCTATGAAACTCCACATAATCCTCTGGTTCAATCTCCACAGATATGGATGAAACAAGATGTTTCATTGTCTCTTGATCAAGAACAGGATATCTTGATTCTTCTCGCATTATTGCAGCTTCTTCCACCAGTAAGTTCCACAACTTCATCTCTTCTTCCTCAATCATTTCTTCATATTCAGGCAATGAAGTTGATAATACGTCTTCACTAATTTGTTCTAAACTCATTCCCTGTGTAGTTAGCAACTTATCATATAATCTTCGAGATGGTGAAGTTGTCATATTTCCAATCATCGAATGCActgtgaaattagctaaaagaagCATCACATAGACCATGAGATTGGGAGTTCGAGAGAAGACTTGTTGAAAGAGCCATACAAAGGAAGCATTCATTTCCTTCTGAAACTTATTCACAACTGCTTGTAAATCTTCGCTGTAAAGTCTTCCCCTTATAGACAAAGCATAATTTTGAAGTTCTCGAATTATAAACACCATTGAAGAAAATGCTTTCTTCACAGAACAGTATGCAAAATCTCCTGCATCTGCAAAACCCTCTTGCCATTTTTGCTTCCTGCCTATCATTCTCAGTGACAAAGGGATTTCAACACTGTTTGCTTTGCGAACAATGCTCAACTTTACAATCTCATCTCTCTCTGGCCACTCTGGAGGTTCTGGTTTGATTCCAAGAAAATTAGGCTCAAGAAACTCAAACTTTGAGGGCAAAAACGACGTGGAAGAATCAGTTTTTTCTCTGCTCTTCTCGCCATCCTTACATGATGAATTTTTAGAAATCTCTGAAACTGCTAAAGATGCAGTATCATTATCATCGTTGTCATCTTTATCATCTGTAACATCAAACTTCATTGAGAAATCTTCAGTCTGATTCGTAAACTCTTCATTTAAAAACTCGTTAGAATCAGCACTGCAAGATCGTTTTAGACCAGGAGTTCTAAGATTACCACAAGAACCAAAAAGGGTAGATGGACGACCTAATGGATAGGCCAACGAGGGATTGTTTAGGCTACGAAATGAGGATAGAGAGTATGATCTTGGACAAACAGGTTTCCTACAAGAAGGTGGTGAATGAGGAACTAGAAGATGTAAATTTTGCAGGCTTCGAAGACCCTCTAATCCCATTTATTATAGAGGCCAAAGATGTGCTAAAACAAATACAGCAATGAACAAGATTTGATTCTTCTTTCAAggctagaagaagaagaaagaagatgcAGAAATGGAGGTATAGGTATGTTTAACAAGTCAAAAGTCTCAAGAAGCCCATGAACAAGCTTGCCTTTTTAAAGACAatcaagaaagagagagaggaatTCTAGAAGTTGCTCTTGCTTCTTAATTCAATCCTACCTGAAATTTTGGATAAAAGCAACCCATTAGTCAAAAAATCAAATCTCCTTTGTATGAAAATTTCTATCAACTTTCACCATTTGAAATCAATCTCACTTAACGTAACATAATAATTAAAAACtaaaacataaaaaaaagaaaataaaatctttcTTTATCCATACCATAATTCCAAGAATTCAAAATAATGCAGAGTTCATTATGGGTTATATTTCTTGATGAACACAACAGAAAAATAAGAGAAATCAAGAACtcaatatatatattgatttattAGAGGTAAAAGAAACAAATAGTTATACCAAAAAATTCATGATTCAGATGTGAACAGCAAGCAGAATGGTTCTTTTTTTGAGTTCTTTCATccaaagaaaaagaagagagagacagaCACAGAGAACTGAATTATATTTGTTTCATTAATTTTTGGAAAAAAAATAGTAAACCTTTTTACTGATGTCTGTTTCGGTAGTTACAGAAGGGGAAGATTTTTAGGGGTTTTTACGTTGAATAGAGGAATACGACACGTGGCGGCaatgaaattttttattatttttgtgttATGTTATTTGTGGTTTGGAGGGATGACGTGGATGCTAGAGATTGGTGAGAAGGATACGTGGAGCGAGGCGGTTGTACCGAGTCAAGTGCCCTTGGGATAGGGTCATTAACTCCGAAAAAAAGCTTCACGTGTGATCTGTACAGCTGTTTGATTGTAATTTTTCTTTGGATTTctaattgggcccaaatgggcttttCTCGAGAACACAACtcctcaatttattttatattatttaataatattttatttaactaAGTTCTAATGCTCATCATaaaatttagttttattttttaatttatcagtGCTTTAATCTTTATATTCATTTGATGGTctgtaaaatattaattattttgaaatttgGGACTTTCTCTTCACATTCTCTGAAAATTAAACCTAATTTCTTCTTTTGAAGTATAATAAGACTTACCAATGCGTTTAACATTTATTGGTCAAGTGAGTAAATCCCCCCTCCCATTTCACGTAACCGTAGCCTTCCTTCTCTCTGACTCTCTCTCATCTCTGTCCTCCTAGACTCCttacattctctcttcttctttgtCCAGTGTCCACAAATAGACCCACCCCTCCATGCATTTCTTGTGCAGTTAGATTTTCTTGTTTTTGCTCCAAACGATAGACAGATAAATACCATATTATCTCTTGATCATTGGGCTTGCATATGAATTCTTGTGCATGTcggtgtgtgtgtgttttttttttttaatttaaaatttacccCTTTTCTCTTTTTGGGAATGAATGGCGCTCTTATTCTACTTCAAAACCTGTAAAGGTGGCTCTTATAAATCCATAATCAGTTCAATCTTGTAGCAGAACTTTGGGTTGATCATGCAAAAAATAAATACCTTATGTCTGAGCCCGGGTTCGAACCGGGGACCTCTAGTGTGTGAGACTAGCGTGATAACCAACTACACCACCCAGACGGTTTGTTTGCAAATACCTCCAACCTAAATAGATAGATTATTTTTCTCAGCCATATAGTTGACTATGGTCAGCATCACTGTGGTTTTCTCCTAGCCCTAGAGTTTCTGAGTTGTTGGGCCTTTGAGCTTTGTTGTTTTTGGGCTAGGATTGGCTGAAATTATTATCTTTggcataaaataataataataattctgaATGAATGAAGATTTCTACAAATGTTGTAACTTTAACCTATCATATATTTTCATCTCATTATTAATCACATATCTCTAAATATCAGCTGCAACTTGTGTGGATGTTGGCTTGTGCAATGAGGAAATCTCACAATCTTTTTCGTTTCCAGAACAAATTGCAAGACGACTCACAGATAGTAGGCATCGCTTGGAGCGAGATGGCAACCTCCTCCGCCGTGATTGTATAAAATTAATACTGATACCGCATGGGTCATTCCAAATCATGAAGGCAAGGTTTTATGGCGTCGGCACTCATCTTTTTCCCTCCCGCATTCCGGTGGATGATGCTGAAATGGAGGCTGCTATACTTTTGCTTGTCCATAGCTTTATTGATTTGGGTTTCAAGAATATTATTCTGGAAACAGACAGATTCTCAATTGGCAGTCTCTCTAGCTAATTCCAATTTGGAAATGTTCTCCTATTTGGGTACCAGAGTGCTTCAGTTGAAGTTGGCGGCCGAAAAGTTGCCCATAACTTCGCAAAGCTTGCTTTTTCCTTTCAAGatgaattaaatataattttaaaaatattaatatattttcaataataaaattttaaaataattaaatatttttaatttatttttaaaataatattaaaaaaaacacGTGAACGCGATATATATACAAAGATTTTTCCGCTAGGCTATATGCACATAAAAGTCGAGGAAATTGCTTTGTATGCATTAAAATGTtacaataaataaatagatagaaAAAATTTTACAATATCCAATATTGTTCGtacaaataataaaaagaaattttgtctATTTCTACAGCAGCGACTGAGTCCGTCAAAACCGAGTCTTACAAATAAGCACTACTTCTTTGAGTACTTTCTTCGATTCCGTTTCTCCAACGCACTGTGTTCATGACTCCAAAACTCGCCCAGAAACGTCTTGGCCGCATCCAAACTCGGGAAATAAGTCGGTTCCAGGAACAGCTGAGTCAGCGAGTCGCAAGTGTCTGGACTCACCAAGACCCGATTCCCTTTAGCTTCCAAGCTCCCCATAACCACAGCCAGCAACTGCTTATACCCATAGAAAAACCTCTTCAACGCTGCCTCTGTCGCCTGCAACCCTTGAAGTAAACTAATCTTCTCGAAATCCCTCTTCTCTTTGTACAGTCTCATCGCCGCCTCCTGGATTCTCGGCCCACCCTTGGGGTCCACCTCCACGCCTAGAATCTCCGGAACCTTGTGCTTCAATTCCTTACACGATTTCGTTATCTCCACCAGCGCTCTCGATCGGAAACAGAACGCCTCCGATTCGTCCAGCGATCGCATGAGCAACTGGTTTTTGAGCTTCAAGAAATCGTCTGGATC includes:
- the LOC110653817 gene encoding uncharacterized protein LOC110653817, whose translation is MGLEGLRSLQNLHLLVPHSPPSCRKPVCPRSYSLSSFRSLNNPSLAYPLGRPSTLFGSCGNLRTPGLKRSCSADSNEFLNEEFTNQTEDFSMKFDVTDDKDDNDDNDTASLAVSEISKNSSCKDGEKSREKTDSSTSFLPSKFEFLEPNFLGIKPEPPEWPERDEIVKLSIVRKANSVEIPLSLRMIGRKQKWQEGFADAGDFAYCSVKKAFSSMVFIIRELQNYALSIRGRLYSEDLQAVVNKFQKEMNASFVWLFQQVFSRTPNLMVYVMLLLANFTVHSMIGNMTTSPSRRLYDKLLTTQGMSLEQISEDVLSTSLPEYEEMIEEEEMKLWNLLVEEAAIMREESRYPVLDQETMKHLVSSISVEIEPEDYVEFHRTDLLYQMGVAEDPNNPLLLSNYAQFLYVVRHDYDRAEECFKQAIMSGPPDAETFSQYADFLWLVRKDLWTAEEVYQQAVAAAPNSHYYASKYANFLWRTGGEDTCFPLGNYYDKVM